The following coding sequences are from one Capsicum annuum cultivar UCD-10X-F1 chromosome 3, UCD10Xv1.1, whole genome shotgun sequence window:
- the LOC107864759 gene encoding uncharacterized protein LOC107864759, whose product MKNTKPNEKGECIKISSPVSSDFESEEEKVEEIYMASILPKFAPHIGCHTVNDIEHRIKSTLTKNQYNIICNNIIFTVFMKKKSYVVQAQFGRCIMSLDTKESTANSIVIRAKGTNLHFNPREFVVVTGLNCVSNKDDFVFDEDLPNRLIEDYFGGAKYIQKRELFVAFSRKIWGKDNDEDAVKFANLYFIHVFLLSAVDTVIILRLYLNLVESGHYSDYPWGSIAFEELAKSLNKKLKPKGKFYMLHGMPLAIQIWLYECCSTFPRNVASRVDNQIPRLLNWKTNAPHPRYKSLMKSMFNEANVSFKNIEPTRKEISCFRIPKKVVPAGVSHKDDEVNSDDDFQDLPHPKKYSITRKKHHDDSSSLPVKKKLKQQHKGLDEQTPKRTSPPRAAKKLSVRTPIFMPIQQKEKVSSKRKDINRSASKKSIPIKSSDSSLCSSGDEDDFVLQEMKSIRGLVSTRCDAIMNAISEIKKKDKDIQVDNPPMGEAFKTTPHHKFSSNFVHDLYKNSKDTLVTEEINGNQSASLMEVYNEDKDDVLDKTDIDQHEARDICESPNTKLVDDNIGEAHISDSQFSFSNKVLKSINLDFIKSNLGVEDESTNIGGAAETTVNTSAENESKVYWKCVLSAFISFALKSL is encoded by the exons ATATACATGGCAAGTATATTGCCAAAATTTGCTCCACATATAGGATGTCATACTGTCAATGACATTGAACATCGCATTAAGTCAACTTTAACGAAGAATCAGTATAATATCATttgtaataatatcatatttactgtcttcatgaagaaaaagagttatGTGGTTCAAGCGCAGTTTGGAAGATGTATTATGTCGCTTGACACTAAGGAAAGCACTGCAAATTCCATAGTAATTCGTGCGAAGGGCACAAATCTTCATTTTAATCCTAGAGAGTTTGTTGTGGTTACTGGTTTGAATTGTGTTTCAAACAAGGATGATTTTGTGTTTGATGAAGATCTTCCGAATAGACTTATTGAGGACTATTTTGGTGGTGCCAAGTATATTCAAAAAAGAGAATTATTTGTTgctttttctagaaaaatatggggAAAAGACAATGATGAAGATGCCGTGAAGTTTGCTAATCTCTATTTTATTCATGTATTTTTGTTGTCTGCTGTTGATACTGTAATAATTCTGCGGCTATATTTAAATTTAGTTGAGAGTGGTCACTACAGTGATTATCCTTGGGGGTCTATTGCATTTGAGGAATTAGCAAAGAGcttgaataaaaagttgaaaccAAAAGGCAAGTTTTATATGCTACATGGAATGCCTCTGGCCATTCAAATTTGGTTGTACGAGTGTTGCTCCACTTTTCCTCGTAATGTTGCTTCAAGGGTGGACAATCAAATTCCCCGTCTTTTGAATTGGAAAACAAATGCTCCCCATCCACGATACAAATCTCTTATGAAAAGCATGTTTAATGAAGCAAAT GTTTCTTTTAAGAATATTGAGCCAACACGAAAGGAGATTTCATGCTTTCGGATACCCAAGAAGGTTGTTCCTGCAGGTGTAAGTCACAAAGATGATGAGGTTAATTCGGATGATGATTTTCAGGATCTGCCACatccaaaaaaatattcaatCACCCGAAAAAAACATCATGATGATTCATCATCTTTACCTGTCAAGAAAAAGTTAAAGCAACAACATAAAGGTTTGGATGAGCAGACACCAAAAAGGACCTCTCCACCTCGTGCTGCAAAGAAGCTTTCTGTCAGGACTCCAATTTTTATGCCGATTCAACAAAAAGAGAAAGTATCTTCAAAGAGGAAAGACATAAACCGGTCAGCAAGCAAGAAATCTATTCCGATTAAGTCATCTGATTCGTCTTTGTGCAGTTCTGGAGATGAAGATGATTTT GTTCTTCAAGAGATGAAATCCATCCGTGGCCTAGTATCAACAAGGTGTGATGCGATAATGAATGCTATTAGTGAGATCAAG AAAAAAGATAAGGACATTCAAGTTGACAATCCACCCATGGGTGAAGCTTTCAAGACTACACCACACCATAAATTCAGTTCAAATTTTGTGCATGATCTTTATAAGAATTCTAAAGACACATTG GTTACTGAAGAGATCAACGGGAATCAAAGCGCTAGTTTGATGGAGGTATATAATGAGGATAAAGATGATGTTCTG GATAAAACTGATATTGATCAGCATGAAGCAAGAGATATATGTGAATCACCG AACACAAAATTGGTTGATGATAATATCGGCGAAGCACATATATCAGATTCTCAATTCTCATTTTCAAATAAGGTGCTCAAAAGCATTaatcttgatttcataaaatcCAATTTGGGAGTTGAAGATGAGTCTACG AACATAGGAGGTGCTGCAGAAACAACTGTGAATACATCAGCAGAAAATGAGTCCAAGGTATACTGGAAATGTGTATTGTCTGCGTTTATTTCTTTTGCTTTAAAATCACTTTAA